A genomic window from Mycobacteriales bacterium includes:
- a CDS encoding alpha/beta hydrolase — MDVLARHNVHVTGDPDGQPMVFAHGFGCDQNMWRFVAPRFADRFRVVLFDHVGSGGSDLSAYDPERYASLHGYARDVVEICHALDLRDVVFVGHSVSAMVGVLAAAAEPGLFAKLVLVGPSPRYIDDAAYTGGFSENDIGELLDSLDSNYLGWSSAMAPVIMGNADRPELGEELTASFCRTDPAIARDFARVTFLSDNRGDLARVETPALVLQCTDDVIAPVAVGEYVASTMPNASLVLLDATGHCPNLSAPDATSDAIAAFVA; from the coding sequence GTGGACGTCCTGGCCAGGCACAACGTGCACGTGACGGGGGACCCGGACGGGCAGCCGATGGTCTTCGCGCACGGTTTCGGCTGCGACCAGAACATGTGGCGGTTCGTGGCGCCGCGGTTCGCGGACCGGTTCCGGGTCGTGCTGTTCGACCACGTCGGCAGCGGCGGCTCCGACCTGTCCGCGTACGACCCCGAGCGGTACGCGTCGCTGCACGGCTACGCGCGCGACGTGGTCGAGATCTGCCACGCGCTCGACCTGCGCGACGTCGTCTTCGTCGGCCACTCCGTCTCCGCGATGGTCGGCGTGCTCGCCGCCGCGGCCGAGCCGGGGCTGTTCGCGAAGCTGGTGCTCGTCGGCCCGTCGCCGCGGTACATCGACGACGCGGCGTACACGGGCGGGTTCTCCGAGAACGACATCGGCGAGCTGCTCGACTCGCTGGACAGCAACTACCTCGGCTGGTCGTCCGCGATGGCGCCCGTGATCATGGGCAACGCCGACCGGCCCGAGCTCGGCGAGGAGCTGACCGCGTCGTTCTGCCGCACCGACCCGGCGATCGCGCGCGACTTCGCGCGGGTGACGTTCCTCTCCGACAACCGCGGCGACCTCGCGCGCGTCGAGACGCCGGCGCTCGTGCTCCAGTGCACCGACGACGTCATCGCGCCCGTCGCCGTCGGCGAGTACGTCGCCTCGACCATGCCGAACGCCTCCCTCGTGCTGCTCGACGCGACCGGCCACTGCCCGAACCTCAGCGCGCCGGACGCGACCTCCGACGCGATCGCGGCGTTCGTCGCGTGA
- a CDS encoding PP2C family protein-serine/threonine phosphatase, with protein sequence MFEVGPGDWVVAIGDVCGKGVDAAVVTAVARYTLRAAAVRVTSPAEALAILDDVLRRHETDRFCTVALLRLREHDGGWTATVSSGGHPRPLLLRPGAAPEWFGPEGSLIGVLDGAAFEDASTELRPGDALVLYTDGVTEARRDGEFYGEARLVDRAVRSAVAAATIAEELCTDVVDFQRGDARDDIAIVAVRVPAPEG encoded by the coding sequence GTGTTCGAGGTCGGGCCCGGCGACTGGGTCGTCGCGATCGGCGACGTCTGCGGCAAGGGCGTCGACGCCGCCGTCGTCACCGCCGTCGCGCGGTACACGCTGCGCGCCGCGGCCGTCCGCGTCACCTCCCCCGCCGAGGCGCTGGCGATCCTCGACGACGTGCTGCGGCGGCACGAGACCGACCGGTTCTGCACCGTCGCGCTGCTGCGGCTGCGCGAGCACGACGGCGGCTGGACCGCGACCGTCTCCTCCGGCGGCCACCCGCGGCCGTTGCTGCTGCGGCCCGGCGCGGCGCCGGAGTGGTTCGGGCCGGAGGGGTCGCTGATCGGCGTGCTGGACGGGGCGGCGTTCGAGGACGCGTCGACCGAGCTGCGTCCCGGCGACGCGCTCGTGCTCTACACCGACGGCGTCACCGAGGCGCGCAGGGACGGCGAGTTCTACGGCGAGGCGCGGCTGGTCGACCGGGCCGTGCGGTCGGCCGTCGCCGCGGCAACGATCGCCGAGGAGCTCTGCACCGACGTCGTCGACTTCCAGCGCGGCGACGCGCGCGACGACATCGCGATCGTGGCCGTGCGCGTGCCGGCGCCGGAGGGCTGA
- a CDS encoding S1 family peptidase — MARRARRPHRGRVLVGAAALSALAAVSAPVAARAEPSGLTVLPTRITEVPPVTEEVAGALDDAWTLSERHPADLGYPWVDRRSGTVVLDAVTPAGLATAAAFVPARGAAVPRRVRRVVASRAELDRIQQDAIALTDADVPDGHLVYVASPDPEHDRVLVTVERRSEPLLRALARRYGTRAVAVRVDPNRGSLMANRQQDISPYYGGAKIEDQNGASCTAGFSWYNANYVMITAGHCAPNGGWIYSGTASIDTYMGNVRSGYRESWTDGTGTVYMTGQTTYHGDLAYILLDKGGATWPYIYRGGPTSSSSAVVKEMLNRRAIIGDKPCFGGYVSGEQCGWYVGEISASYRYTNGETVRPAVMAFRYGSCSQHGDSGAPVYTVRTDGGITARGILSGGTHSSTATNCAMVFTDIWEADAGFPGALRTGV; from the coding sequence ATGGCACGTCGTGCGCGGCGACCGCACCGCGGTCGCGTACTGGTAGGGGCGGCCGCGCTGAGCGCGCTCGCCGCGGTCTCGGCGCCGGTCGCGGCGCGGGCGGAGCCCAGCGGGCTCACGGTGCTCCCGACGCGGATCACGGAGGTGCCGCCGGTGACCGAGGAGGTCGCCGGCGCGCTGGACGACGCGTGGACGCTCTCGGAACGGCACCCGGCCGACCTCGGCTACCCGTGGGTGGACCGGCGTTCCGGCACCGTCGTCCTCGACGCGGTGACGCCGGCCGGCCTGGCCACGGCCGCGGCGTTCGTGCCCGCGCGCGGCGCGGCGGTGCCGCGGCGCGTCCGGCGGGTGGTGGCGAGCCGGGCCGAGCTCGACCGCATCCAGCAGGACGCGATCGCGCTGACCGACGCCGACGTGCCGGACGGGCACCTGGTCTACGTCGCCTCGCCCGACCCGGAGCACGACCGCGTGCTCGTCACCGTCGAACGCCGCAGCGAGCCGTTGCTGCGCGCGCTGGCGCGCCGCTACGGCACGCGCGCGGTCGCGGTGCGCGTCGACCCGAACCGCGGCAGCCTCATGGCGAACCGGCAGCAGGACATCTCGCCGTACTACGGCGGCGCGAAGATCGAGGACCAGAACGGCGCATCCTGCACGGCCGGGTTCAGCTGGTACAACGCGAACTACGTGATGATCACCGCCGGGCACTGCGCGCCGAACGGCGGCTGGATCTACTCCGGTACGGCGTCGATCGACACGTACATGGGCAACGTGCGGTCGGGCTACCGCGAGTCGTGGACCGACGGCACCGGGACGGTCTACATGACCGGCCAGACGACCTACCACGGCGACCTCGCGTACATCCTGCTGGACAAGGGCGGGGCCACGTGGCCGTACATCTACCGCGGCGGCCCCACGTCGTCGTCGTCCGCGGTCGTCAAGGAGATGCTGAACCGGCGGGCGATCATCGGCGACAAGCCGTGCTTCGGCGGCTACGTCTCCGGCGAGCAGTGCGGCTGGTACGTCGGCGAGATCTCCGCCAGCTACCGGTACACGAACGGCGAGACGGTCCGGCCGGCGGTCATGGCGTTCCGCTACGGCTCGTGCTCGCAGCACGGCGACTCCGGCGCCCCCGTCTACACCGTCCGCACCGACGGCGGCATCACCGCCCGCGGCATCCTCAGCGGCGGGACGCACTCGAGCACCGCGACGAACTGCGCGATGGTCTTCACCGACATCTGGGAGGCCGACGCCGGCTTCCCGGGGGCGCTGCGGACCGGCGTGTGA
- a CDS encoding aminoglycoside phosphotransferase family protein encodes MPRMHADEVEIGPDLVRRLLRAQLPRWADLPLTHLSSAGTDNTIYRLGDDLAVRLRRRPGAAGQVDKEYAWLPLLAPHLPAEVPVPLALGGPGEGYPWTWSVCRWVHGDVVPTDGLPDAAALACDLAAFVVALRGCDATGGPPPGDHNFGRGVPLAARDALTRRCLAELGDLVDAAAVLRVWEAALRAPVWDRPPVWVHGDLQSGNLVARDGRLRGVIDFGGLGVGDPAVDLLPAWNLLPATARATYRAATGADDATWERGRAWALSVAVVALPYYLHTNPAIVAQSWHVVAEVLADAA; translated from the coding sequence ATGCCCAGGATGCACGCGGACGAGGTGGAGATCGGGCCGGACCTCGTCCGGCGGCTGCTGCGCGCGCAGCTCCCGCGGTGGGCCGACCTGCCGCTGACCCACCTGTCCTCGGCCGGCACCGACAACACCATCTACCGGCTCGGCGACGACCTCGCCGTGCGGCTGCGCCGCCGCCCCGGCGCCGCCGGCCAGGTGGACAAGGAGTACGCCTGGCTGCCGCTGCTCGCGCCGCACCTGCCGGCGGAGGTCCCGGTCCCGCTCGCGCTCGGCGGGCCGGGCGAGGGGTACCCGTGGACGTGGTCGGTCTGCCGCTGGGTGCACGGCGACGTCGTGCCGACCGACGGGCTGCCCGACGCGGCGGCGCTGGCGTGCGACCTGGCGGCGTTCGTCGTCGCGCTGCGCGGCTGCGACGCGACCGGCGGGCCGCCGCCCGGCGACCACAACTTCGGCCGCGGCGTCCCGCTCGCCGCCCGCGACGCGCTGACCCGCCGCTGCCTCGCCGAGCTCGGCGACCTGGTCGACGCGGCGGCCGTGCTGCGCGTGTGGGAGGCGGCGTTGCGCGCGCCGGTGTGGGACCGGCCGCCGGTGTGGGTCCACGGCGACCTCCAGTCCGGCAACCTGGTCGCCCGCGACGGCCGGCTGCGCGGCGTCATCGACTTCGGCGGCCTCGGGGTCGGCGACCCCGCCGTCGACCTCCTCCCGGCGTGGAACCTGCTGCCCGCCACGGCCCGCGCCACCTACCGCGCGGCAACGGGCGCCGACGACGCGACGTGGGAACGCGGCCGCGCGTGGGCGCTGTCCGTCGCCGTCGTCGCGCTGCCGTACTACCTGCACACCAACCCGGCGATCGTCGCGCAGTCCTGGCACGTCGTCGCCGAGGTGCTCGCGGACGCCGCCTAG
- the hrpA gene encoding ATP-dependent RNA helicase HrpA: MATTPSTPALLDRLPSLTLRDEHRLRRRLEQGREPLERLAAEVGRAEQRIARRLANRPTITYPPELPVSQAKDALAEAIAGHQVVVVAGETGSGKTTQLPKICLELGRGIRGTIGHSQPRRLAARTVADRIAEELGTDLGTTVGFKVRFADRSNDDTLVKLMTDGVLLAEIQSDRELRQYDTLIIDEAHERSLNVDFLLGYLKRLLPRRPDLKVIVTSATIETERFSAHFGGAPVMTVSGRTYPVEVRYRPPDEDTDPVQAVVDAVREVRHEGPGDVLVFLSGEREIRDTADALRRLDLRDTEVLPLYARLSHAEQHRVFERSNGRRVVLATNVAETSLTVPGIRYVVDPGTARISRYSTRLKVQRLPIEAVSQASANQRKGRCGRVAEGICVRLYSEEDFLARPEYTDPEIQRTNLASVVLRMAALGLGQVEEFPFVDPPDRRAVRDGVALLHELGALEEGRGEPRLTPLGRRLAQLPLDPRFGRMVLEADGNGCLREVLVIAAALTVQDPRERPADKQQAADAMHARFADPASDFLAYLKLWDHLQERQDALSSSAFRRLCKAEFLHYLRVREWQDLHGQLARIAADLGLHEAATPADGRRVHGALLAGLLSHVGLKEADRNEYLGARGAKFAVFPGSALFKKPPRWVVAAELVETSRLWGRICARIEPEWVEPLAGHLVVRRYSEPRWSRKRGSVVATERVTLYGIPLVTGRTVDYGRIDPAVSRELFIRSALVEGDWETHHAFFAANRALLADVEDLEHRARRRDLVVEDQALHDFYDARIPADVVSARHFDAWWKQARRATPDLLTFPRDLVLRAGVDLGEFPGEWVQGDLHLPLTYRFDPGDPADGVTVEVPLAVLPRVDGDDLTWQVAGLRLDLVTALLRSLPKPLRVGLVPVPDTAAAVLRRVVPRSGPLLDVLADELRRMTGVVVPYDAWDWSRVPPHLRMTVRVVDERGREVAAGKDLEALRAKAWPAVLEALSSAATEVERRGLTAWTDVPRTFASGTVQGFPALVDEGATVGVRVLATEAEQRVAHRAGVRRLLLLGLGNPVRAVVGRLPKQVKLALPASPYPSVPALLDDCVVAALDSLVDEPPWTEAAFAELRDRVRPELADATFEVVVAAGEALAAARRVRDRAALPADVDRQLDRLVHEGFVAETGRQRLRDLPRYLQAVEVRLERLPRDPGRDRLNAQVVRQLEDEYDELLRGLPPARRHDEAVRHVRWMIEELRVQLFAPTMRTAFPVSEKRVLRAMDDLV, encoded by the coding sequence ATGGCGACGACCCCGAGCACCCCCGCGCTGCTCGACCGCCTCCCTTCCCTGACGTTGCGCGACGAGCACCGGCTGCGCCGGCGGTTGGAGCAGGGACGCGAGCCGCTGGAACGTCTCGCCGCCGAGGTGGGGCGCGCCGAGCAGCGCATCGCGCGCCGGCTCGCGAACCGGCCAACCATCACGTACCCACCCGAACTGCCGGTGAGCCAGGCGAAGGACGCGCTGGCGGAGGCGATCGCGGGCCACCAGGTGGTGGTGGTCGCGGGTGAGACGGGGTCGGGGAAGACGACGCAGCTCCCGAAGATCTGCCTGGAGCTCGGCCGCGGCATCAGGGGCACGATCGGGCACTCGCAGCCGCGGCGGCTGGCGGCGCGGACGGTCGCGGACCGCATCGCGGAGGAGCTGGGTACCGACCTCGGCACGACGGTGGGTTTCAAGGTGCGCTTCGCGGACCGATCGAATGACGACACGCTCGTGAAGCTGATGACCGACGGCGTGCTGCTGGCGGAGATCCAGAGCGACCGCGAGCTGCGCCAGTACGACACGCTGATCATCGACGAGGCGCACGAGCGCAGCCTGAACGTCGACTTCCTCCTCGGCTACCTGAAGCGGCTGCTGCCGCGCCGGCCGGACCTGAAGGTGATCGTCACCAGCGCGACGATCGAGACGGAACGGTTCAGCGCGCACTTCGGCGGCGCGCCCGTAATGACAGTGAGCGGGCGGACGTACCCGGTGGAGGTGCGTTACCGCCCGCCGGACGAGGACACCGACCCGGTGCAGGCGGTGGTCGACGCGGTGCGGGAGGTGCGGCACGAGGGGCCGGGGGACGTGCTGGTGTTCCTGTCCGGCGAGCGCGAGATCCGCGACACGGCGGACGCGCTGCGCCGGCTGGACCTGCGCGACACGGAGGTGCTGCCGCTGTACGCGCGGCTGTCGCACGCGGAGCAGCACCGCGTCTTCGAGCGGTCGAACGGCCGCCGCGTGGTGCTCGCCACGAACGTCGCGGAGACCAGCCTGACGGTCCCCGGCATCCGCTACGTGGTCGACCCGGGCACGGCGCGCATCTCGCGCTACAGCACGAGGCTGAAGGTGCAACGCCTGCCGATCGAGGCGGTCAGCCAGGCGTCGGCGAACCAACGCAAGGGCCGCTGCGGCCGCGTCGCGGAGGGCATCTGCGTGCGGCTCTACTCGGAGGAGGACTTCCTCGCGCGGCCGGAGTACACCGACCCCGAGATCCAGCGCACGAACCTCGCCAGCGTGGTGCTGCGGATGGCGGCGCTGGGGCTCGGGCAGGTCGAGGAGTTCCCGTTCGTGGACCCGCCGGACCGGCGCGCGGTGCGCGACGGGGTGGCGTTGCTGCACGAGCTGGGCGCGCTGGAGGAGGGGCGGGGCGAGCCGCGGCTGACGCCGCTCGGGCGGCGGCTGGCGCAGCTCCCGCTCGACCCGCGGTTCGGGCGGATGGTGCTCGAGGCGGACGGCAACGGCTGCCTCCGCGAGGTGCTCGTGATCGCCGCGGCGCTGACGGTGCAGGACCCGCGCGAACGCCCCGCCGACAAGCAGCAGGCGGCGGACGCGATGCACGCGCGGTTCGCCGACCCGGCGTCGGACTTCCTCGCCTACCTGAAGCTGTGGGACCACCTCCAGGAACGCCAGGACGCGCTGTCCTCCAGCGCGTTCCGGCGGCTCTGCAAGGCGGAGTTCCTGCACTACCTGCGGGTGCGCGAGTGGCAGGACCTGCACGGCCAGCTCGCCCGCATCGCCGCCGACCTGGGGCTGCACGAGGCGGCGACGCCGGCGGACGGCCGGCGCGTGCACGGCGCGCTGCTCGCCGGTCTGCTCTCGCACGTCGGCCTGAAGGAGGCCGACCGCAACGAGTACCTGGGCGCGCGCGGCGCGAAGTTCGCGGTGTTCCCGGGCAGCGCGCTGTTCAAGAAGCCGCCGCGGTGGGTGGTGGCGGCCGAGCTGGTGGAGACGTCGCGGCTGTGGGGGCGGATCTGCGCGCGGATCGAGCCGGAGTGGGTGGAGCCGCTGGCGGGGCACCTGGTGGTGCGCCGCTACAGCGAGCCGCGCTGGTCGCGCAAGCGCGGCTCGGTCGTGGCGACGGAACGCGTCACGCTCTACGGCATCCCGCTCGTCACCGGCCGCACGGTCGACTACGGGCGGATCGACCCGGCGGTGTCGCGCGAGCTGTTCATCCGCTCGGCGCTGGTGGAGGGCGACTGGGAGACGCACCACGCGTTCTTCGCCGCCAACCGCGCGCTGCTCGCCGACGTCGAGGACCTGGAGCACCGGGCGCGGCGGCGCGACCTGGTCGTGGAGGACCAGGCGCTGCACGACTTCTACGACGCGCGCATCCCCGCCGACGTCGTGTCGGCGCGGCACTTCGACGCGTGGTGGAAGCAGGCGCGCCGCGCGACGCCGGACCTGCTGACGTTCCCGCGCGACCTGGTGCTGCGCGCCGGCGTCGACCTCGGCGAGTTCCCCGGCGAGTGGGTGCAGGGCGACCTGCACCTGCCGTTGACGTACCGGTTCGACCCGGGCGACCCGGCCGACGGCGTGACGGTCGAGGTGCCGCTCGCGGTGCTGCCGCGCGTCGACGGCGACGACCTGACCTGGCAGGTGGCGGGGCTGCGGCTCGACCTGGTGACGGCGCTGCTGCGGTCGCTGCCGAAGCCGTTGCGCGTCGGCCTCGTGCCGGTGCCGGACACGGCGGCGGCGGTGCTGCGGCGGGTCGTGCCGCGGTCGGGGCCGCTGCTCGACGTGCTCGCCGACGAGCTGCGGCGGATGACCGGCGTCGTGGTGCCGTACGACGCGTGGGACTGGTCGCGCGTGCCGCCGCACCTGCGCATGACGGTCCGCGTGGTGGACGAGCGCGGGCGCGAGGTCGCGGCCGGGAAGGACCTGGAAGCCTTGCGCGCCAAGGCCTGGCCGGCCGTGCTGGAGGCGCTGTCGTCGGCGGCGACCGAGGTCGAACGCCGCGGACTGACGGCGTGGACGGATGTGCCGCGGACGTTCGCGAGCGGGACGGTGCAGGGGTTCCCGGCGCTGGTGGACGAGGGCGCGACGGTCGGCGTGCGGGTGCTGGCGACGGAGGCGGAGCAGCGCGTGGCGCACCGCGCGGGCGTCCGCCGCCTGCTGCTGCTCGGCCTCGGCAACCCGGTGCGCGCCGTCGTCGGCCGGCTGCCGAAGCAGGTGAAGCTGGCGTTGCCGGCCAGCCCGTACCCGTCGGTGCCGGCGCTGCTGGACGACTGCGTCGTCGCCGCGCTCGACTCGCTGGTGGACGAGCCGCCGTGGACGGAGGCGGCGTTCGCCGAGCTGCGCGACCGGGTGCGGCCGGAGCTGGCGGACGCGACGTTCGAGGTGGTGGTGGCGGCAGGGGAGGCGCTCGCCGCGGCGCGGCGGGTGCGCGACCGCGCGGCGTTGCCGGCGGACGTGGACCGGCAGCTCGACCGCCTGGTGCACGAGGGGTTCGTGGCGGAGACGGGTCGGCAGCGGCTGCGCGACCTGCCGCGCTACCTCCAGGCGGTCGAGGTCCGGCTGGAACGCCTGCCGCGCGACCCGGGCCGGGACCGGCTCAACGCGCAGGTGGTCCGGCAGCTCGAGGACGAGTACGACGAGCTGCTGCGCGGGCTGCCGCCGGCGCGGCGGCACGACGAGGCGGTGCGGCACGTCCGCTGGATGATCGAGGAGCTGCGGGTGCAGCTGTTCGCGCCGACGATGCGCACGGCGTTCCCGGTGTCGGAGAAGCGCGTGCTGCGCGCGATGGACGACCTGGTCTAG
- a CDS encoding UPF0182 family protein, which produces MADPRPSRRPRVFPLVVGTLVVAGLLFVLFTSLWTDRLWYAEVGFTRVFDTVLRTRLLLFALFGSLMAVTVGVNLAVAYRIRPATRPDSLEQRNLDRYREPLAPYARRAIAAVAVAVGVVAGVSASGRWATWLQWRNAARFGVRDAQFHRDVGYFAFTYPFQRMVTGFLFAAVFLSLLLAAATHYLYAGIRLQTQDDRVVGATRAHLAVLLGLFVLLKAYAYHLDQYGLAFSPRGKVTGASYTDVHAQLPALKALVVIAVICALLFLGTLLRRGWLLPATGVGLMLVSSLVVGGAYPTFVQQVRVKPNEIEREAPYIGRNIAATREAYRLRTGTDVTYTRYSGTQTATAAQLRNDRDTVGNARLLDPNKLRDAFESLQQIRGYYGFPDSLDIDRYDVGGKTETYVVGAREIDHSGLAPAQRNWINEHLVFTHGNGLVAAPTNEVDSLGQPQFAVHDIPPTGTIRIDQPRIYFGERAPEYSVVGTSQQEVDRPAEGGGIDEVVTYSGKGGVGIGSLWRRLLFSVRFRSRYLLLSGALKPQSRILYVRDPRERVRRAAPYLELDQDPYPVVVGGRIVWVVDGYTTSNAYPYSERVDLNRLTSDSTVHQQTQRSVNYVRNAVKATVDAYDGTVTLYRWDEDDAVLRTWERTFPGTLRPRSEMPAELLAHLRYPEDLFKIQRDLIASYHIDDPAAFFREADFWAVPGDASLHKENPDGTARKLPPQPPYYQYVRLPGQDRPSFQLTSPLTARSRPNLAAFVSVVNDVDGYGHLTVLELPTNTAVPGPEQRAATFQTSPRASQELALFDQHGSSVVLGNLLTLPVGGTLVYVQPVYVQSTSGARIPQLKRVFVGVGSRVGFGDTFADALDEAFAAPASAPDTPVSEPPAGGDVNARIRQLTAQAQAALQAGAAAFGRQDYAEYARQQDILRKALAELTRLTGATASPSPSPR; this is translated from the coding sequence GTGGCCGATCCGCGCCCGTCCCGGCGCCCGCGCGTGTTCCCGCTCGTCGTCGGCACGCTCGTCGTCGCCGGCCTGCTGTTCGTGCTGTTCACGTCGTTGTGGACCGACCGGCTCTGGTACGCCGAGGTCGGCTTCACCCGCGTCTTCGACACCGTGCTGCGGACGCGGCTGCTGCTGTTCGCGCTGTTCGGCTCGCTCATGGCGGTCACCGTCGGCGTCAACCTCGCCGTCGCCTACCGCATCCGACCGGCGACGCGCCCGGACTCGCTGGAGCAGCGCAACCTCGACCGCTACCGCGAGCCGCTCGCCCCCTACGCCCGCCGCGCGATCGCCGCCGTCGCGGTCGCCGTCGGCGTCGTCGCCGGCGTGTCCGCGTCGGGCCGCTGGGCGACCTGGCTCCAGTGGCGCAACGCCGCCCGCTTCGGCGTGCGCGACGCGCAGTTCCACCGGGACGTCGGCTACTTCGCGTTCACGTACCCGTTCCAGCGGATGGTCACCGGCTTCCTGTTCGCGGCGGTGTTCCTGTCGCTGCTGCTCGCCGCCGCGACGCACTACCTCTACGCCGGCATCCGGCTCCAGACGCAGGACGACCGGGTCGTCGGCGCGACCCGCGCGCACCTCGCGGTGCTGCTCGGCCTGTTCGTCCTGCTCAAGGCGTACGCGTACCACCTCGACCAGTACGGCCTGGCGTTCTCCCCGCGCGGCAAGGTGACCGGCGCCTCGTACACGGACGTCCACGCGCAGCTCCCCGCGTTGAAGGCGCTCGTCGTCATCGCCGTCATCTGCGCGCTGCTGTTCCTCGGCACGCTGCTGCGCCGCGGCTGGCTGCTGCCCGCCACCGGCGTCGGCCTCATGCTCGTGTCCAGCCTCGTCGTCGGCGGCGCGTACCCGACGTTCGTGCAGCAGGTCCGCGTCAAGCCGAACGAGATCGAGCGCGAGGCGCCGTACATCGGCCGCAACATCGCCGCCACCCGCGAGGCGTACCGGCTGCGCACCGGCACCGACGTCACGTACACCCGCTACTCCGGCACGCAGACCGCCACGGCCGCGCAGCTCCGCAACGACCGCGACACCGTCGGCAACGCCCGCCTGCTCGACCCCAACAAGCTCCGCGACGCGTTCGAGTCGTTGCAGCAGATCCGCGGCTACTACGGGTTCCCCGACTCGCTCGACATCGACCGTTACGACGTCGGCGGGAAGACCGAGACCTACGTCGTCGGCGCGCGCGAGATCGACCACTCCGGCCTCGCGCCCGCGCAGCGCAACTGGATCAACGAGCACCTCGTCTTCACCCACGGCAACGGTCTCGTCGCCGCGCCCACCAACGAGGTCGACTCGCTCGGGCAGCCGCAGTTCGCCGTCCACGACATCCCGCCGACCGGCACCATCCGCATCGACCAGCCGCGGATCTACTTCGGCGAGCGCGCCCCCGAGTACTCCGTCGTCGGCACCTCGCAGCAGGAGGTCGACCGGCCGGCCGAGGGCGGCGGCATCGACGAGGTCGTCACCTACAGCGGCAAGGGCGGCGTCGGCATCGGCAGCCTGTGGCGGCGGCTGCTGTTCAGCGTGCGCTTCCGGTCGCGGTACCTCCTGCTCTCCGGCGCGCTCAAGCCGCAGTCGCGGATCCTCTACGTGCGCGACCCGCGCGAGCGCGTCCGCCGCGCCGCCCCGTACCTCGAGCTCGACCAGGATCCGTACCCCGTCGTCGTCGGCGGCCGCATCGTGTGGGTCGTCGACGGCTACACCACCTCGAACGCCTACCCGTACTCCGAGCGCGTCGACCTCAACCGGCTCACCAGCGACTCCACCGTCCACCAGCAGACGCAGCGTTCCGTCAACTACGTCCGCAACGCCGTCAAGGCCACCGTCGACGCGTACGACGGCACCGTCACCCTCTACCGGTGGGACGAGGACGACGCCGTGCTGCGGACCTGGGAACGCACCTTCCCCGGCACCCTGCGGCCCCGGTCCGAGATGCCCGCCGAGCTGCTCGCGCACCTGCGCTACCCCGAGGACCTGTTCAAGATCCAGCGCGACCTCATCGCCAGCTACCACATCGACGACCCGGCGGCGTTCTTCCGCGAGGCCGACTTCTGGGCCGTCCCCGGCGACGCGTCGTTGCACAAGGAGAACCCCGACGGCACCGCCCGCAAGCTGCCCCCGCAGCCGCCCTACTACCAGTACGTCCGGCTGCCCGGCCAGGACCGGCCGTCGTTCCAGCTCACCTCGCCGCTCACCGCGCGGTCCCGCCCGAACCTCGCGGCGTTCGTCTCCGTCGTCAACGACGTCGACGGCTACGGCCACCTCACCGTTCTCGAGCTGCCCACCAACACCGCCGTGCCAGGCCCCGAGCAGCGCGCCGCGACGTTCCAGACCTCACCGCGCGCCTCGCAGGAGCTCGCGCTGTTCGACCAGCACGGGTCCTCTGTCGTTCTCGGCAACCTGCTCACGCTGCCCGTCGGCGGCACGCTCGTGTATGTGCAGCCCGTCTACGTCCAGTCCACGTCCGGCGCGCGCATCCCCCAGCTCAAGCGGGTGTTCGTCGGCGTCGGCAGCCGCGTCGGCTTCGGCGACACGTTCGCCGACGCGCTGGACGAGGCGTTCGCCGCGCCCGCCTCCGCCCCCGACACCCCTGTGTCGGAGCCGCCCGCCGGCGGCGACGTGAACGCCCGCATCCGCCAGCTCACCGCCCAGGCGCAGGCGGCGTTGCAGGCCGGTGCCGCGGCGTTCGGCCGGCAGGACTACGCCGAGTACGCGCGCCAGCAGGACATCCTGCGCAAGGCGCTCGCCGAGCTGACCCGCCTCACCGGCGCGACCGCGTCCCCCTCGCCGTCCCCGCGCTGA